A single genomic interval of Spinacia oleracea cultivar Varoflay chromosome 6, BTI_SOV_V1, whole genome shotgun sequence harbors:
- the LOC130463105 gene encoding uncharacterized protein: MRSLHQAENALLQGCAWNIGNGSNVIAGRYNWVHGKIPVFASHIRLADAQLWGVNHFIQDFENRWNASQIRNSFVNVDANAILTIELPSGSVPDQLYWTKNVNGNFTVKTGYAFLQDRLKYQDSNFGIRQNRFLPFFKVLWALKILPKWKIFIWKVMVNGIPVKANLERRGISLDVTCDLCSDFCEDAQHLFRLCKLAQDVWRSWILWALWVTRNSRVFSSDTGDIQMVQTHFKLALEQNKIYRQKDSEQLRILHPPEDTPTYPPGF, from the exons ATGCGTAGTCTTCACCAAGCAGAAAATGCATTACTACAAGGGTGTGCTTGGAATATTGGAAATGGAAGCAACGTCATAGCTGGAAGGTATAATTGGGTTCACGGTAAGATACCTGTTTTTGCTTCCCATATTCGTTTAGCAGATGCACAGTTGTGGGGGGTTAATCATTTTATTCAGGATTTTGAAAACCGTTGGAATGCTTCACAAATTAGAAATTCCTTTGTCAATGTGGATGCAAATGCTATCTTGACTATTGAGCTTCCATCAGGGTCAGTTCCAGACCAGTTATATTGGACAAAAAATGTAAACGGAAATTTCACAGTTAAAACGGGTTACGCCTTCTTACAAGACCGTCTCAAATACCAGGATTCTAATTTTGGAATAAGGCAGAATAGGTTTCTAcctttttttaaggtgttatgGGCTCTTAAAATTCTTCCAAAGTGGAAGATTTTTATTTGGAAGGTAATGGTTAACGGGATTCCAGTAAAAGCTAATTTGGAGCGTAGAGGGATTAGTTTAGATGTAACCTGTGACTTATGTAGTGACTTTTGCGAAGACGCACAACACCTGTTTCGCCTTTGTAAATTGGCTCAAGATGTATGGAGGAGTT GGATCTTGTGGGCATTATGGGTAACACGAAATTCAAGAGTTTTCAGTTCGGATACTGGAGACATTCAAATGGTTCAGACCCATTTCAAGTTAGCTTTGGAGCAGAACAAAATCTACAGGCAGAAAGACAGTGAACAATTGAGAATTTTACATCCTCCAGAGGACACACCAACCTACCCACCAGGGTTTTAG